In Electrophorus electricus isolate fEleEle1 chromosome 18, fEleEle1.pri, whole genome shotgun sequence, one genomic interval encodes:
- the LOC113569509 gene encoding alpha-2-macroglobulin-like protein 1 has product MQLSVVFATVLLLLHRAVAFFSNDTIYLLTANSQPVGGSTETLCVHVHTAQKSLLLHVTLEHGQTSKTLLSQTVVSQDHYQCVSFKVPAVSIDTEASIVFEVKGKTTFLNGTTKILIKPPAQLTIIATDKPLYKPGQTVKIRIVSLDSNFLTYNGMFSTVELQDPNSNRIGQWLNMSTSSGFLDLSYPVSPEAAEGFYVITAWNEGNEPITQDFEIKKYVLPKFEVTIELPPVITVLDTKVTLKVCAKYTYGKPVMGSATAVVCRRSYGYWWFAPGPAQLPDICRTFTMKTDRTGCGSYIVDLSDFALNDTRYEDIINVDAELEEYGTGVVLSGSGSSTVTSDIVTLTFVDAPDTFRLGLTYKGKIKATGPDSAPMKNESVYLVVNYAGNKNASWKLVTDGNGVAPFSLDTRSWGSQSVSLEAQYLEEKKPLGNMANMRTPNYLFAYLLVQPFYSQSRSFLALQRPLEVFRCNGHATALVQYIIQGNALEPTQLSLDFFYMVMSRGRMVQTGSISVAVQPERENRGGVVVPLQDVRALSPLVQVVVYAMLPRGEVVADSMDFPVELCLANEVSLNFSSPVELPGSSVELMLKARPGSLCSVRAIDRSLLLLSPDKELSVESVFKLLPVYKLSGYPDGTEDFYPCSEMPPRLPKPLLNARLAFPGPYNGNVDVYHVFKDAGIKTITNVDLRKPFDCRTLWKFGFENVAFAKELPVGSGETPSDQNPPAATVRRYFPETWIWDLVYVGTSGFTRVNETVPDTITTWEGGAFCTSPVGFGVAPKVDLTAFQPFFVSLTLPYSIVRGEVFTLKATVFNYLPSCIMVQVMLASSNQFSVQPCKSCIYTHCLCADDGWTFTWVVTPSVLGEVVFTVTAEAVQTSALCGNRVTGVPEKGRMDTVVQTLLVEAEGTKQSNAYNELLCPAGVVERNVTLKLPKVIVQGSPTAFVSVLGDLMGHALQNLDNLLAMPYGCGEQNMLLFAPDIFILGYLESSGQLTPAIRSKATSFLLSGYQRELTYKHEDGSYSAFGTSDNSGNTWLTAFVMKSFESAKQYIFIDQTVIDQAKTWLGNKQQLNGCFASVGNLIHVDMQGGVNDEVTLSAYVTAALLELGTQRTDPMVSKGLDCLRNISAQVNSTYAIALLSYTFTLAGDQVMRGTLLSRLNQRAVVTVDGRHWGSGRVGTVTDSLDVETTSYVLLAVLSGPLLPQFELGYSASIVRWLGQQQNAFGGFASTQDTVVALQALAKYSTATYSTTGTIAVTVTSPLGSKTQFTVNQSNRLLYQQIQLQEVTGVYNVRASGQGCVFVQFTQHYNIPPPNDFSSFSIAVNTSSNCSAPNLSVGVTVTVRYNGNRTETDMVVIEVKLLSGFSLVEGSLMPVAGSTEVKGTVKRVDPTERNVVIYLNGLKKGETKTYTLVIQQDIAVQNLKPAVVKIYDYYQPSDVAVTQYTSPCNER; this is encoded by the exons ATGCAGCTCTCCGTGGTGTTTGCCACTGTGCTTCTGCTCCTCCACAGGGCTGTTGCCTTTTTCTCTAATGACAC GATTTACCTGTTGACTGCCAATTCCCAGCCTGTAGGGGGCAGTACTGAGACactgtgtgtccatgtccacaCCGCCCAAAAAAGCTTATTGTTACATGTGACTCTGGAACACGGGCAAACCAGCAAGACTCTTCTGAGCCAGACTGTTGTAAGCCAAGACCACTACCAGTGTGTTTCCTTTAAG GTTCCTGCTGTAAGCATAGATACAGAAGCATCCATTGTCTTTGAGGTAAAAGGGAAAACTACATTCCTAAATGGGACAACAAAGATCCTCATAAAACCTCCTGCTCAGCTGACCATCATTGCAACAGACAAACCCTTGTACAAACCAGGACAGACAG TGAAAATCCGGATAGTGTCTCTGGATTCCAACTTCCTCACCTACAATGGGATG ttctcaACAGTGGAGCTGCAG GACCCCAACTCCAACCGTATTGGTCAGTGGCTGAACATGTCCACATCCAGCGGCTTCCTGGATCTGTCGTATCCCGTAAGCCCCGAGGCTGCAGAGGGATTCTATGTCATCACTGCCTGGAATGAGGGGAATGAACCAATCACGCAAGACTTTGAAATCAAGAAATATG TGCTGCCAAAGTTTGAAGTAACCATAGAGCTTCCTCCGGTCATAACCGTTCTGGACACTAAGGTCACGCTCAAAGTGTGTGCAAA GTATACTTATGGGAAACCAGTGATGGGGTCTGCGACTGCCGTGGTCTGCCGCAGAAGTTACGGATACTGGTGGTTTGCGCCAGGCCCTGCACAGCTCCCAGACATCTGTAGAACTTTTACCATGAAG ACTGACAGGACAGGCTGCGGGTCCTACATCGTTGACCTGAGTGACTTTGCACTGAATGATACACGATATGAAGACATTATTAATGTTGATGCTGAACTGGAGGAATATGGGACAG GAGTGGTCCTGTCGGGGTCTGGAAGCTCTACTGTTACAAGTGACATCGTCACTCTCACCTTTGTGGACGCTCCGGACACGTTCAGGCTTGGGTTGACCTACAAAGGAAAG ATTAAAGCCACTGGTCCAGACTCCGCTCCTATGAAGAATGAATCGGTGTATCTGGTTGTGAATTATGCTGGGAACAAAAACGCAAGCTGGAAGTTGGTTACCGATGGCAACGGTGTCGCCCCCTTCTCCTTAGACACGCGTTCATGGGGTTCACAATCCGTCTCTCTTGAG GCCCAATATCTTGAGGAAAAGAAACCACTTGGAAATATGGCCAACATGAGAACACCAAACTACCTCTTTGCTTACCTGTTGGTTCAGCCCTTCTACTCCCAAAGCAGAAGTTTCCTGGCACTGCAGCGCCCGCTGGAGGTGTTCAGGTGTAATGGACATGCTACAGCACTGGTTCAGTACATCATACAGGGCAATGCACTGGAACCAACCCAACTCTCCCTAGATTTCTTCTACATG GTGATGTCCCGGGGCAGGATGGTGCAGACAGGAAGCATCTCTGTGGCTGTACAACCAGAGAGAG agaacCGAGGAGGAGTGGTGGTGCCCCTCCAGGATGTGCGTGCTCTGTCTCCGCTCGTCCAGGTAGTGGTGTACGCCATGCTCCCGAGAGGGGAGGTGGTAGCCGACAGCATGGACTTCCCCGTTGAGCTGTGTCTGGCTAACGAG GTGTCTCTGAATTTCTCTTCTCCTGTGGAGCTGCCCGGGAGTTCTGTGGAGTTGATGCTGAAGGCTCGCCCAGGCTCGCTGTGCTCCGTGAGGGCCATCGATCGGAGCCTGTTGCTGCTCAGCCCGGACAAGGAGCTCAGCGTTGAATCT GTCTTTAAGCTGCTCCCTGTCTACAAGTTGTCTGGATACCCAGATGGCACTGAAGACTTCTACCCTTGCTCTGAGATGCCACCTCGCCTGCCAAAGCCTCTATTAAATGCAAGACTCGCCTTCCCTGGTCCATACAATGGGAACGTTGATGTGTACCATGTCTTCAAA GATGCTGGAATCAAGACCATTACCAATGTTGACCTAAGAAAGCCCTTTGACTGCAGGACTTTGTGGAAATTTGGCT TTGAAAACGTAGCCTTTGCCAAAGAACTTCCTGTAGGCTCTGGTGAGACTCCCTCAGACCAAAACCCACCAGCCGCCACGGTCCGCAGATACTTCCCAGAGACTTGGATCTGGGACCTTGTTTATGTGGG GACGTCTGGGTTTACTAGGGTCAACGAGACCGTCCCAGACACCATCACCACGTGGGAGGGAGGCGCATTTTGTACATCTCCGGTCGGGTTTGGCGTGGCCCCAAAAGTCGACCTCACGGCCTTCCAGCCTTTCTTCGTGAGCCTGACCCTGCCCTACTCCATCGTCCGTGGAGAGGTGTTCACGCTCAAGGCCACAGTCTTCAACTACCTCCCCTCCTGCATCATG gTACAAGTGATGCTGGCATCCTCAAATCAGTTCTCAGTCCAACCCTGCAAGagctgcatttacacacactgcctctgtgCTGACGACGGCTGGACCTTCACGTGGGTCGTCACGCCCTCCGTGTTGG GTGAGGTGGTCTTCACAGTGACTGCAGAAGCAGTACAGACATCTGCACTGTGTGGGAATCGGGTGACCGGTGTGCCGGAGAAAGGACGTATGGACACGGTGGTTCAGACCCTGCTGGTGGAG GCAGAGGGCACCAAACAATCCAACGCTTACAATGAGCTCCTCTGTCCTGCAG GTGTTGTGGAGAGAAATGTTACACTGAAGTTGCCTAAAGTGATTGTGCAGGGTTCCCCCACTGCCTTTGTCTCTGTGCTGG GAGATCTGATGGGCCATGCGCTGCAGAACCTGGACAACCTGCTGGCCATGCCGTACGGCTGCGGTGAACAGAACATGCTGCTCTTTGCCCCCGACATCTTCATCCTGGGGTACTTGGAGAGCAGCGGCCAGCTGACGCCCGCCATCAGGAGCAAAGCCACCTCCTTCCTGCTGAGTG GCTACCAGAGAGAGCTGACCTACAAGCATGAGGATGGATCGTACAGTGCCTTTGGGACCTCCGACAACTCGGGCAACACCTG GCTCACTGCGTTCGTGATGAAGTCTTTCGAAAGCGCAAAGCAATACATCTTTATCGATCAGACGGTCATCGATCAGGCCAAGACTTGGCTGGGCAACAAGCAGCAGCTAAACGGCTGTTTTGCCTCAGTGGGCAACCTCATCCATGTGGACATGCAG GGTGGAGTGAACGATGAGGTGACCCTCTCGGCGTACGTCACAGCTGCTCTACTGGAGTTGGGCACCCAGAGGACA GACCCCATGGTTTCCAAGGGTTTGGACTGCCTGAGGAACATCTCTGCACAGGTGAACTCCACCTATGCCATCGCCCTCCTCTCCTACACCTTCACACTAGCTGGAGACCAGGTGATGAGAGGAACCCTGCTCTCCCGCCTGAACCAGCGAGCCGTAGTGACAG TGGATGGGCGGCACTGGGGCAGTGGACGTGTTGGGACGGTGACGGACTCTCTGGACGTGGAGACGACCTCCTACGTGCTCTTGGCTGTGCTCTCTGGACCCCTGCTGCCCCAGTTTGAGCTGGGCTACAGTGCCAGCATCGTCCGCTGGCTGGGCCAGCAGCAGAACGCCTTTGGCGGTTTCGCGTCTACGCAG GACACTGTAGTGGCTCTTCAGGCTCTGGCAAAATACAGCACTGCCACCTACAGTACAACAGGCACCATTGCGGTGACTGTGACGTCACCCCTCGGCTCGAAGACCCAGTTCACGGTGAACCAGAGCAACAGACTGCTGTACCAGCAGATCCAGCTGCAGGAAGTGACTGGGGTGTACAACGTCAGGGCATCAGGCcaaggctgtgtgtttgtgcag TTCACCCAGCACTACAACATCCCGCCTCCCAATGACTTCTCCTCCTTCAGTATCGCGGTCAACACAAGCTCAAACTGCAGTGCCCCAAACCTGTCTGTGGGGGTCACTGTGACTGTCAG GTATAACGGTAACAGGACTGAGACGGACATGGTGGTCATCGAGGTCAAGCTGCTGTCTGGCTTCAGTCTGGTTGAGGGGTCACTGATGCCAGTAGCTGGCTCTACAGAG GTGAAAGGCACTGTAAAACGCGTGGATCCAACGGAGAGAAACGTAGTCATCTACCTGAACGGG CTGAAGAAGGGAGAGACCAAGACCTACACTCTGGTTATCCAGCAGGACATAGCAGTGCAGAACCTGAAGCCAGCTGTGGTGAAGATCTACGACTACTACCAGCCCA GTGATGTGGCCGTTACACAATACACGTCTCCATGTAACGAACGGTAG
- the LOC118242944 gene encoding uncharacterized protein LOC118242944, translated as MWWRRRLWLLLTVVFLLRDAEGLGVWNKRSAPHWYGVATSASVAQPQEVDYLPYLTKMEGSPSSVASKQSSSVFPRQGPEPGQTPGGWSRSASRSQMDSSAQTASGSAGYYQSVFQGGQQLPRLVTQPQLQDSSGSGETQFQGQSANRALGTPQTSSSLFQQGVWHQGSAGSLDSVSSAQGFPSQYTGSRTHAVSVQSAPTHQGDYRAPSSGHPTYHPSKKLQPPHVPFPQSQSYTQLKSRLFSLASHSASGSSGVTTTGRQPVKDAQQRGAVPSRVSSRWQTWRRQTGSDVPQKSSYYAFLPAQSASSGLGSTSQQGAGYATQKSSSYYGLGPVQGASMWQSSSQQSGRHAPQTSTYYGPFVFHGCRHMAAI; from the exons ATGTGGTGGCGCAGAAG GCTTTGGTTACTCCTCACTGTTGTATTTCTGCTGAGAGATGCAGAGGGGCTTGGTG TGTGGAACAAAAGATCTGCACCACACTGGTATGGTGTAGCGACATCAGCTTCTGTGGCTCAGCCCCAAGAAGTCGACTACCTACCTTATCTGACCAAGATGGAGGGCTCTCCTTCCAGTGTTGCATCCAAGCAAAGTAGCTCTGTGTTTCCTCGGCAAGGCCCGGAACCCGGTCAGACTCCGGGTGGATGGTCAAGGAGTGCTTCCAGAAGTCAAATGGATTCAAGTGCTCAGACTGCAAGTGGCTCTGCTGGGTATTACCAGTCTGTGTTCCAAGGTGGCCAGCAACTTCCTAGACTTGTAACCCAACCCCAACTGCAGGACTCTTCTGGTAGTGGTGAAACTCAGTTTCAGGGGCAGAGTGCTAATCGTGCCCTTGGCACCCCCCAGACTTCCAGTAGCCTTTTTCAACAAGGTGTCTGGCATCAGGGGTCTGCTGGCAGCTTGGACTCTGTATCCAGTGCTCAAGGTTTCCCGAGTCAGTATACTGGTTCAAGGACGCACGCTGTGTCTGTTCAATCTGCTCCCACCCATCAGGGAGACTACAGGGCCCCATCCTCAGGCCACCCAACATACCATCCTTCGAAGAAGCTCCAACCTCCTCATGTTCCCTTCCCTCAATCTCAAAGCTACACACAGCTGAAATCCAGACTCTTTTCTTTGGCTAGCCACAGCGCCAGCGGGAGTTCAGGTGTAACCACTACTGGCCGACAGCCGGTCAAGGATGCGCAACAACGTGGGGCCGTTCCTTCTCGGGTTTCGAGTAGATGGCAGACGTGGAGACGGCAGACTGGCAGTGATGTTCCACAAAAAAGCAGTTACTATGCGTTTCTGCCAGCCCAGAGTGCAAGTTCTGGCTTGGGCTCCACCAGCCAACAGGGAGCTGGTTATGCTACACAAAAAAGCAGCAGTTATTATGGACTTGGGCCTGTGCAGGGTGCAAGCATGTGGCAGTCCTCTAGCCAGCAGTCTGGCAGACATGCTCCACAAACGAGCACCTACTATGGACCTTTTGTATTCCATGGGTGCAGGCACATGGCAGCCATCTAG